From the genome of Geothrix sp. 21YS21S-4, one region includes:
- a CDS encoding DUF1292 domain-containing protein: protein MAHEGHEHGPDCNHDHDDSFEIEVVELEDENGEKEEFAILEELEFEGRNFAILAPLAELQAQEEGTADPEEGLSLEIFEVKDEMFTPLEDEELAERLMKHLDDQEAKLRAEEDKD, encoded by the coding sequence ATGGCTCATGAAGGTCACGAACACGGACCGGACTGCAATCACGATCACGATGATTCCTTCGAAATCGAAGTCGTCGAGCTCGAGGACGAGAACGGCGAAAAGGAGGAATTCGCAATCCTGGAAGAGCTGGAGTTCGAGGGCCGCAATTTCGCCATCCTCGCGCCCCTGGCCGAGCTGCAGGCCCAGGAAGAAGGCACCGCCGATCCCGAAGAGGGCCTGAGCCTGGAGATCTTCGAGGTGAAGGACGAGATGTTCACGCCCCTCGAGGACGAGGAACTGGCCGAGCGCCTGATGAAGCACCTGGACGACCAGGAAGCCAAGCTCCGCGCCGAGGAAGACAAGGACTGA
- the flgA gene encoding flagellar basal body P-ring formation chaperone FlgA codes for MRAAVFLLLAPVLAAQAVPSPPERLADAALAFAQREASALGGEHKFKVAQPPRVPLITRPGTLVFEPSHLSKREPVGRFFVVVALKVDGERVGTARVDLEGTWVGNVLRAKGDLARKTELAADQVESAPFEGIPPEGALTEIPEGQRLMRAVAAGKILTRADLEPIPLVQSGDKVRLTATHESLTISVDATARSRGGLGDRVRVEAPGAKRQVTAIVTGPGEATLIR; via the coding sequence ATGCGCGCCGCCGTGTTCCTTCTCCTCGCGCCGGTTCTGGCGGCCCAGGCGGTCCCTTCGCCGCCGGAGCGCCTGGCGGACGCGGCCCTGGCCTTCGCCCAGCGCGAGGCGAGCGCCCTCGGCGGGGAGCACAAGTTCAAGGTGGCGCAGCCCCCTCGCGTGCCCCTCATCACGCGGCCCGGGACGCTCGTGTTCGAGCCCTCCCACCTCAGCAAGCGGGAGCCCGTGGGGCGGTTCTTCGTCGTCGTGGCCCTCAAGGTGGACGGCGAGAGGGTCGGAACGGCCCGGGTCGATCTGGAGGGCACCTGGGTGGGCAACGTTCTCCGCGCCAAGGGCGATCTGGCCCGCAAGACGGAGCTGGCCGCCGACCAGGTGGAATCCGCCCCCTTCGAGGGCATTCCTCCGGAAGGCGCCTTGACCGAGATCCCCGAGGGCCAGCGCCTGATGCGCGCCGTGGCGGCGGGCAAGATCCTCACCCGCGCCGACCTGGAACCCATTCCCCTGGTCCAGTCCGGCGACAAGGTCCGGCTGACCGCGACGCACGAATCGCTCACCATCAGCGTGGACGCCACGGCCCGCAGCCGCGGAGGCCTGGGCGACCGGGTGCGGGTGGAGGCCCCCGGCGCCAAGCGCCAGGTGACGGCGATCGTGACGGGTCCCGGCGAGGCCACGCTCATCCGCTGA
- a CDS encoding cold-shock protein: MAQGTVKWFNAEKGFGFITPDDGGADLFVHHSAIETTGFRTLDENQRVSFNTGQGQKGPQATNVTKI; the protein is encoded by the coding sequence ATGGCTCAGGGAACCGTCAAGTGGTTCAACGCCGAAAAGGGTTTCGGATTCATCACCCCCGATGACGGTGGTGCGGATCTGTTCGTTCACCACTCCGCCATCGAGACCACGGGTTTCCGCACCCTGGACGAGAATCAGCGCGTCAGCTTCAACACGGGTCAGGGCCAGAAGGGCCCCCAGGCGACCAACGTCACCAAGATCTGA
- a CDS encoding C40 family peptidase: MTASMGRVKERNGSRLILAAVLLLSACARGPQSQPQPPSRRPSPPKAPARPLARVGYTLQAGAFAKVENAARFAQALQARGLEADYYGSDDGLYRVRFGDFPTRDKARVKGEALKAAGIIDAFWVVAPDGSAPGAGGRAYVHPAEEGGLRASLADTAKGYLGVPYLFGGTTDRGFDCSGLTGAVYRLNGLRLPRSSQAQFDAGRPVDLEEARAGDLVFFATAGGDRVSHVGLYLGRGAFIHAPRSGQSIRRDDLSERYYQRAFLGARTYL, encoded by the coding sequence ATGACGGCCTCCATGGGGCGCGTGAAGGAGCGCAACGGCTCCCGCCTCATCCTGGCGGCGGTGCTTTTGCTGTCCGCCTGCGCCCGCGGCCCCCAGTCCCAGCCTCAACCTCCGTCCCGGCGCCCCTCGCCGCCGAAAGCCCCGGCGCGGCCGCTCGCGCGAGTGGGCTACACCCTGCAGGCGGGGGCCTTCGCGAAGGTGGAGAACGCGGCCCGCTTCGCCCAGGCGCTCCAGGCCCGGGGATTGGAAGCCGACTACTACGGCTCCGACGACGGGCTGTACCGCGTGCGCTTCGGGGACTTCCCCACCCGCGACAAAGCACGGGTCAAGGGCGAGGCCCTGAAAGCCGCCGGGATCATCGACGCCTTCTGGGTGGTGGCGCCGGACGGCTCGGCTCCCGGGGCCGGCGGTCGCGCCTACGTCCATCCCGCCGAGGAGGGCGGCTTGCGGGCGAGCCTGGCGGACACGGCCAAGGGCTATCTGGGCGTGCCCTACCTCTTCGGGGGAACCACGGATCGCGGATTCGACTGCAGCGGCCTCACGGGCGCCGTCTACCGCCTCAACGGCCTGCGCCTGCCGCGCTCGTCCCAGGCCCAGTTCGACGCGGGCCGACCCGTGGATCTGGAGGAAGCCCGCGCCGGGGACCTGGTCTTCTTCGCCACGGCGGGGGGCGACCGCGTGAGCCACGTGGGACTCTACCTGGGGCGGGGCGCTTTCATCCACGCCCCCCGCTCGGGCCAGAGCATCCGGCGGGACGACCTGTCGGAGCGCTACTACCAGCGCGCCTTTCTGGGCGCCCGGACCTACCTCTAG
- a CDS encoding response regulator, translated as MKKRVLFVDDEPLVLEGLERTMRPLRAEWDMAFIPSGELALDAMAALPYDVVVSDMQMPGMSGAEFLRQVKERHPTTVRIALSGHADQELALRGMDAAHQYLSKPCDPALLKARIQQVGELGVGMADRGILGLVSRIDRFPSPPELYLRLVHAMETEKCGTEDLGRIVADDPGMSAKLLKLANSAFFGLHRQVASPIEAVAFLGADTLRSLVLAHGIFGGAPPLITKNLTIQEIWSHSLHVGMGAKVIAGMEGLSRAQQEVAYAAGLLHDLGILVLASWAPKEYDEILGQARAGEVVLDHAEQKAFGATHSDLGGYLMDLWGLPEALSRAAAFHHRPSLAHHASFSPVSAVHVAESLAWSLDGSPGFEAAQLDMDHFQAVGRSDRLEEWRQVMATACAEEAPL; from the coding sequence ATGAAGAAGCGCGTTCTGTTCGTGGACGACGAGCCCCTGGTGCTGGAAGGCCTGGAGCGCACCATGCGTCCCCTCCGAGCCGAGTGGGACATGGCCTTCATCCCGAGCGGGGAACTGGCCCTGGACGCCATGGCGGCCCTGCCCTACGACGTGGTCGTGTCCGACATGCAGATGCCGGGAATGAGCGGCGCGGAGTTCCTGCGGCAGGTCAAGGAACGCCATCCCACCACGGTCCGGATCGCCCTGTCGGGCCACGCGGACCAGGAGCTGGCGCTGCGGGGAATGGACGCGGCCCACCAGTACCTGTCGAAGCCCTGCGATCCCGCCCTCCTGAAGGCCCGGATCCAGCAGGTGGGGGAACTCGGCGTGGGGATGGCGGACCGGGGGATCCTGGGACTCGTGTCCCGCATCGACCGGTTTCCCAGTCCGCCGGAACTCTATCTGCGCCTGGTCCACGCCATGGAAACGGAGAAGTGCGGGACGGAGGATCTGGGCCGGATCGTGGCCGACGATCCGGGCATGTCCGCCAAGCTGCTGAAGCTCGCCAATTCCGCCTTCTTCGGGCTCCACCGGCAGGTGGCCAGCCCCATCGAGGCGGTGGCTTTCCTGGGGGCGGACACCCTCCGTTCGCTGGTGCTGGCCCACGGGATCTTCGGAGGGGCTCCCCCCCTCATCACCAAGAACCTCACCATCCAAGAGATCTGGTCCCACAGCCTCCACGTGGGAATGGGCGCCAAGGTCATCGCCGGGATGGAGGGGTTGTCCCGGGCGCAGCAGGAAGTGGCCTACGCGGCGGGGCTCCTCCACGACCTGGGGATCCTGGTCCTGGCGAGCTGGGCTCCCAAGGAATACGACGAGATTCTGGGCCAGGCCCGGGCGGGGGAAGTCGTCCTGGATCATGCGGAACAAAAGGCGTTCGGCGCCACCCACAGCGACCTGGGGGGGTACCTCATGGACCTGTGGGGCCTTCCCGAGGCGCTTTCCCGGGCGGCGGCCTTCCATCACCGGCCCTCCCTGGCCCATCACGCCTCGTTCTCCCCGGTCTCGGCGGTGCACGTGGCCGAATCCCTGGCCTGGAGCCTGGACGGGTCGCCCGGCTTCGAGGCGGCCCAGTTGGATATGGACCACTTTCAGGCCGTAGGAAGGAGCGACCGATTGGAGGAGTGGAGGCAGGTCATGGCGACGGCCTGTGCCGAGGAGGCTCCCCTATGA
- a CDS encoding PAS domain-containing methyl-accepting chemotaxis protein, with translation MKLNTPVTQTERLLEAGKPIVTKTDLKGRIIYANDSFVHVSGFGREELIGADHNIVRHPDMPAEAFEDLWRNLHAGLPWRGLVKNRAKNGDFYWVDAYITPITDRGAPVGYISVRSAPDRSAVDEAERLYQAVREKRAGFPTRRAPVGRSWSLPVVGALCLLAAALAVAGNRAGGNVGFLCTAGAVVLLAALPLFLQRWVFGPLREIRRLLRSIDEGRLSENTAIRPGPCADVLMQLETLRIHLKAMFCDVLINTERVEHNAVVLAEDMQRMVVTTVAQGEQLNGVAAATQQMSVAVQEISTNTDQSMRAVTETTELAEKGRLAVEHEIEASRRLMDVVKASHAQLLRVNRSVEEVSSVARLIHEIADQTNLLALNAAIEAARAGEQGRGFAVVADEVRKLAERTATSTRTIAGTIAAIRADSHDAVAAMEQAVRDATHTSAEIEVTGGNLERIVGASERSDNLGREVKHMLQQQSSASNVIANTMERLAATVDENNNAIQLVGEASEELRFTSEELRRLTQHMRSALA, from the coding sequence ATGAAGCTCAACACGCCCGTGACCCAGACGGAGCGGCTCCTGGAAGCGGGAAAGCCGATCGTCACGAAGACGGACCTGAAGGGCCGGATCATCTACGCCAACGACTCGTTCGTGCACGTGAGCGGCTTCGGGCGCGAGGAGCTGATCGGCGCGGACCACAACATCGTCCGCCACCCGGACATGCCCGCCGAGGCCTTCGAGGACCTGTGGCGCAACCTGCACGCGGGCCTGCCGTGGCGGGGGCTCGTCAAGAACCGCGCGAAGAACGGCGACTTCTACTGGGTGGACGCCTACATCACGCCCATCACGGACCGTGGCGCGCCCGTGGGCTACATCTCCGTCCGCTCCGCTCCGGACCGGTCCGCCGTGGACGAGGCGGAGCGGCTCTACCAGGCCGTGCGGGAAAAGCGGGCGGGCTTCCCCACCCGCCGGGCTCCCGTGGGGCGGAGCTGGTCGTTGCCGGTGGTGGGAGCCCTGTGCCTCCTGGCCGCCGCGCTGGCCGTGGCTGGAAACCGCGCGGGAGGGAACGTGGGATTCCTCTGCACGGCGGGTGCGGTCGTCCTCCTGGCCGCGTTGCCGCTTTTCCTCCAGCGCTGGGTGTTCGGCCCCCTGCGCGAGATCCGGCGCCTCCTCCGGTCCATCGACGAAGGGCGCCTGAGCGAGAACACCGCGATCCGGCCCGGGCCCTGCGCGGACGTCCTCATGCAGCTCGAGACCCTGCGCATCCACCTCAAGGCGATGTTCTGCGATGTGCTAATCAACACCGAGCGGGTGGAGCACAATGCCGTGGTGCTCGCCGAGGACATGCAGCGGATGGTGGTCACCACCGTGGCCCAGGGCGAGCAGCTCAACGGCGTGGCGGCGGCCACCCAGCAGATGAGCGTGGCGGTGCAGGAGATCTCCACCAACACCGACCAGAGCATGCGCGCCGTGACGGAAACCACGGAACTGGCGGAAAAGGGCCGGCTCGCCGTGGAGCACGAGATCGAAGCCAGCCGCCGCCTCATGGACGTGGTCAAGGCCTCCCACGCCCAGCTCCTGCGCGTGAACCGGTCGGTGGAGGAGGTCTCCTCCGTCGCCCGGCTGATCCACGAGATCGCCGACCAGACCAACCTCCTGGCGCTCAACGCCGCCATCGAGGCGGCGCGCGCGGGCGAGCAGGGGCGCGGGTTCGCCGTGGTGGCCGACGAGGTCCGCAAGCTGGCCGAGCGCACCGCCACCAGCACCCGCACCATCGCCGGGACCATCGCGGCCATCCGGGCCGATTCCCACGATGCGGTGGCGGCCATGGAACAGGCGGTCCGCGACGCCACGCACACCTCCGCCGAGATCGAGGTGACGGGCGGCAACCTCGAACGGATCGTCGGCGCCTCCGAGCGGTCCGACAACCTGGGGCGGGAGGTGAAGCACATGCTCCAGCAGCAGTCCTCCGCTTCCAACGTGATCGCCAACACCATGGAGCGCCTGGCCGCCACGGTGGACGAGAACAACAACGCCATCCAGCTGGTGGGAGAGGCCAGCGAAGAGCTGCGCTTCACCTCC
- the flgG gene encoding flagellar basal-body rod protein FlgG, translating to MMRAMWSAAAGMNVQQFNMDTISNNLANVNTTGFKKARAEFQDLLYQTVNLAGTSSSTSTSIPAGIQLGHGAKLQSLMRQYTTGNLRQTSNRFDMAIEGDGFFRVTLPDGTLGYTRDGSFTTDQNGALVNAAGYQLDPQITIPQDALSVTIAGDGTVTVTQPGQTQPQQVGQITLSHFINPTGLNQLGKNLMQPTLASGEAIDGTPGSDGLGTLNQGFLEVSNVDVAEEMVNMIIGQRAYEANSKTIRTVDDMLSLLNNLKR from the coding sequence ATGATGCGCGCAATGTGGTCGGCCGCGGCCGGCATGAATGTCCAGCAGTTCAACATGGACACCATCTCCAACAACCTGGCGAACGTGAACACCACCGGGTTCAAGAAGGCCCGGGCCGAGTTCCAGGATCTGCTCTACCAGACGGTGAACCTGGCCGGCACCAGTTCCAGCACGAGCACGTCGATCCCGGCGGGCATCCAGCTCGGCCACGGCGCCAAGCTCCAGAGCCTGATGCGCCAGTACACCACCGGCAACCTGCGCCAGACGTCGAACCGCTTCGACATGGCCATCGAGGGCGACGGGTTCTTCCGCGTCACCCTGCCGGACGGGACGCTGGGCTATACCCGGGACGGCAGCTTCACCACGGACCAGAACGGCGCCCTGGTGAACGCGGCGGGCTACCAGTTGGATCCCCAGATCACCATCCCCCAGGACGCCCTCAGCGTGACCATCGCCGGCGACGGCACCGTGACCGTCACCCAGCCGGGCCAGACCCAGCCCCAGCAGGTGGGCCAGATCACCCTGTCGCACTTCATCAACCCCACGGGCCTGAATCAGCTCGGCAAGAACCTCATGCAGCCCACCCTGGCGAGCGGGGAGGCCATCGACGGGACTCCGGGCTCGGACGGCCTGGGCACGCTCAACCAGGGCTTCCTGGAGGTCTCCAACGTGGACGTCGCGGAGGAGATGGTGAACATGATCATCGGCCAGCGGGCCTACGAGGCGAACTCGAAGACCATCCGCACCGTGGACGACATGCTCAGCCTCCTGAACAACCTCAAGCGGTAG
- a CDS encoding flagellar hook-basal body protein, whose translation MDPGYYVAAGSLKARAFQLEVVANNLANAATVGYKPDQPFFAVFNKAAGSGRNLPLSGPLNDGVVFGETGVVTDQGNLRATGRQLDVAIEGNAFLTVQTPTGTLVTRDGRLQIGQDGQLQAMDGNPVLGKNGQPITVDAKNGSLTISADGTVQQGDQALGQLDLKAYEKGGSLKRVGALRFDPTGATEAPVKATVTQGHLEQSSVDTASTMVEMIRVNRLYELSMKVASTLTNDLDSRSINDVAISR comes from the coding sequence ATGGATCCTGGATACTACGTTGCCGCCGGAAGCTTGAAGGCCCGCGCCTTCCAGCTGGAGGTGGTGGCGAACAACCTGGCGAACGCGGCCACGGTGGGCTACAAGCCCGACCAGCCCTTCTTCGCCGTATTCAACAAGGCCGCCGGCAGCGGCCGGAACCTTCCCCTCAGCGGGCCCCTCAACGACGGCGTCGTGTTCGGCGAGACCGGCGTGGTCACGGATCAGGGCAACCTCCGCGCGACGGGCCGGCAACTGGACGTGGCCATCGAAGGCAACGCCTTCCTCACGGTGCAGACGCCGACCGGAACCCTCGTCACCCGGGACGGTCGCCTCCAGATCGGGCAGGACGGGCAGCTCCAGGCCATGGACGGCAATCCCGTGCTCGGCAAAAACGGCCAGCCCATCACAGTGGACGCCAAGAACGGCTCGCTGACCATCTCCGCAGATGGGACCGTCCAGCAGGGCGATCAGGCCCTCGGCCAACTGGACCTGAAGGCCTACGAAAAGGGCGGCTCCCTCAAGCGCGTGGGCGCCCTGCGGTTCGATCCCACCGGGGCGACCGAGGCGCCCGTGAAGGCCACCGTCACCCAGGGCCACCTGGAGCAGAGTTCGGTGGACACCGCCTCGACCATGGTCGAGATGATCCGGGTGAACCGGCTCTACGAATTGAGCATGAAGGTTGCCTCCACCCTCACCAACGACCTGGATTCCCGGTCGATCAACGACGTGGCCATTTCCCGCTAG
- a CDS encoding PAS domain S-box protein produces the protein MAPDDAFRGTGGSQRVALEEGLDLLGVPCWQVGADGRCEGVNRAWLEFTGAAEPSEPSQAWWEAIHPEDAERTRGEIEAGLRSGGAFTLDYRLRSAGGGYHWMVDRATPMDEPASRWLVVGTDDTRTRAAEARTARLGSLYGALARMKRALGQETSPAAVFDEACRIAVETGQFQAAWVGILDPVTRLVIPTVLAGALDRMTHEEMWAFLQKVKLTDRPDRPEGQGLVGPCCREARLMVSNDIWSDERLRPWWEAAESYGMRASAVFPLLGRGQVRGVLALYSSQAGAFDPEVLDLLERLSEEASLALERLEQAQRWSDTEARLRRSERLFGATLDNLTAAIAILDEKGTILAVNAAWTDSHDTSNPFVYGLGPGADYVAVCGALREGGPLAEAAVGILDVLGGGRKVFSVDYLGAGASKLWYTSRSTRFEDGGFTRTVVAHREITSRKDVEERLRQSETLFRLITENAVDLIALTEADGRRLYSSPSYQTVLGGIGTELDSAPLEVVHPEDRERVKRTFQLIAGEGFEAATTEYRMHRRDGSYSLYEARLTAIRDPANGPTRILVVARDISDREAAEKERQRIEVQLRHAQKLESIGHLAAGVAHEINTPTQYIGDNLRFIHDALKDVFSVIDEAMALVAEVDPAAGPGLLRIAKRSEEADLDYLRNELPKAIEQSLEGVNRVAKIVGAMKAFSHPGGEDKAPADLNHAIESTITVSRNEWKYVADLVLDLDRDLPEVPCLLGEVNQVVLNLIVNAAHAISDVVGRSGKKGTITIRTRREENCVAVEVGDTGGGIPAAIQGRVFDPFFTTKEVGRGSGQGLSIAHSVVVDKHGGSIQFESEEGKGTLFTFRLPLAAKAPKE, from the coding sequence ATGGCACCTGACGACGCTTTCCGGGGCACGGGCGGATCCCAGCGGGTCGCCTTGGAGGAGGGGCTCGACCTCCTGGGGGTTCCCTGCTGGCAGGTGGGGGCGGACGGGCGGTGCGAGGGCGTGAACCGGGCCTGGCTGGAGTTCACCGGGGCTGCGGAACCCTCCGAGCCTTCCCAGGCCTGGTGGGAGGCGATCCATCCCGAGGATGCGGAGCGCACCCGCGGGGAGATCGAGGCCGGGCTCCGGAGCGGGGGCGCGTTCACGCTGGACTACCGCCTGAGGAGCGCCGGAGGCGGCTACCACTGGATGGTGGACCGGGCGACGCCGATGGACGAGCCCGCCTCCCGCTGGCTCGTGGTGGGGACGGACGACACCCGGACGCGGGCGGCGGAGGCCCGGACCGCGCGGCTGGGCAGCCTCTACGGCGCCCTGGCCCGGATGAAGCGGGCCCTGGGCCAGGAGACCAGCCCCGCGGCCGTCTTCGACGAGGCCTGCCGGATCGCCGTGGAAACCGGGCAGTTCCAGGCGGCGTGGGTGGGGATCCTGGATCCCGTCACCCGTCTGGTCATCCCCACGGTCCTCGCGGGCGCCCTCGACCGCATGACTCACGAGGAGATGTGGGCGTTCCTGCAGAAGGTGAAGCTCACGGACCGCCCTGACCGACCGGAAGGGCAGGGGTTGGTAGGGCCCTGCTGCCGGGAAGCCCGGTTGATGGTCTCCAACGACATCTGGAGCGACGAACGGCTGCGCCCCTGGTGGGAGGCCGCGGAGAGCTACGGGATGCGCGCCTCGGCGGTCTTTCCGCTGCTGGGCCGGGGGCAGGTGCGGGGCGTGCTCGCCCTCTACTCCTCCCAGGCGGGGGCCTTCGATCCGGAAGTGCTGGACCTCCTGGAGCGCCTGTCCGAGGAAGCCTCTCTCGCCCTGGAGCGCCTGGAGCAGGCCCAGCGCTGGTCGGACACGGAGGCCCGGCTCCGGCGTTCCGAACGGCTGTTCGGAGCCACCCTGGACAACCTCACCGCAGCCATCGCCATCCTGGACGAGAAGGGGACGATCCTCGCCGTGAACGCCGCCTGGACGGACTCCCACGACACCTCGAACCCCTTCGTGTACGGGCTCGGGCCGGGGGCGGACTACGTCGCCGTGTGCGGTGCGCTCCGGGAGGGCGGCCCCCTGGCGGAAGCCGCCGTCGGCATCCTGGACGTCCTGGGGGGAGGCCGGAAGGTCTTCAGCGTGGATTACCTGGGGGCCGGGGCGTCCAAGCTCTGGTACACCAGCCGCTCCACGCGCTTCGAGGATGGGGGATTCACCCGGACGGTGGTGGCCCATCGCGAGATCACCAGCCGGAAGGACGTGGAAGAGCGCCTCCGGCAGAGCGAGACCCTGTTCCGCCTGATCACCGAGAACGCGGTGGACCTCATCGCCCTTACCGAGGCCGACGGCCGCCGGCTGTACTCCAGCCCTTCCTACCAGACCGTCCTGGGGGGCATCGGCACGGAGCTCGATTCCGCGCCCCTGGAGGTGGTCCATCCCGAGGATCGGGAGCGGGTGAAGCGCACCTTCCAGTTGATCGCCGGAGAGGGCTTCGAAGCCGCCACCACCGAGTACCGGATGCATCGCCGCGACGGGAGCTACAGCCTGTACGAAGCGAGGCTGACGGCCATCCGCGATCCGGCCAACGGGCCCACGCGGATCCTGGTCGTCGCCCGGGACATCTCCGACCGCGAGGCCGCGGAGAAGGAGCGCCAGCGCATCGAGGTCCAGCTGCGCCACGCGCAGAAGCTGGAATCCATCGGCCACCTGGCCGCGGGGGTCGCCCACGAGATCAACACGCCGACTCAGTACATCGGGGACAACCTCCGGTTCATCCACGATGCGCTGAAGGACGTCTTCTCCGTGATCGACGAAGCCATGGCCCTGGTCGCGGAGGTGGATCCCGCCGCCGGTCCCGGCCTCCTGCGGATCGCCAAACGATCGGAGGAAGCGGACCTGGACTACCTCCGGAACGAACTTCCCAAGGCCATCGAGCAGTCGCTGGAGGGCGTCAACCGGGTGGCCAAGATCGTGGGCGCGATGAAGGCCTTCTCCCATCCCGGGGGGGAGGACAAGGCGCCCGCGGACCTGAACCACGCCATCGAGAGCACCATCACCGTCTCGCGGAACGAATGGAAGTACGTGGCGGACCTGGTGCTGGACCTCGATCGCGACCTGCCCGAGGTGCCCTGCCTGCTGGGCGAGGTCAACCAGGTGGTCCTGAACCTCATCGTCAACGCGGCCCATGCCATCTCCGATGTGGTGGGCCGGTCCGGGAAGAAGGGCACCATCACGATCCGCACCCGCCGCGAGGAGAACTGCGTGGCGGTGGAGGTGGGGGACACCGGCGGGGGCATTCCCGCGGCGATCCAGGGGCGCGTGTTCGATCCGTTCTTCACCACGAAAGAAGTGGGTCGGGGTTCCGGCCAGGGCCTCTCCATCGCCCATTCGGTGGTGGTGGACAAGCACGGAGGCAGCATCCAGTTCGAATCCGAAGAAGGGAAGGGCACTCTGTTCACCTTCCGCCTGCCGCTGGCGGCGAAGGCCCCCAAGGAATGA
- a CDS encoding HD domain-containing phosphohydrolase, giving the protein MNQRVLLVDDDENILAGYHRILRKRFDLDVALGAPQALIALEKHGPYAVLMADMQMPGMNGVDLLKKVQERWPQTIRLMLTGNLDQKTAMEAINQGHVFRFLTKPCSPEDLGTVLDSAVRQYALETAERELLEQTLTGSLKVLTEILAVSDPYAFGRAEVVRQRAVEVAERLDMERIWEIRVACMMAPLGLVTVPHGALEKERRGEPLTPPEKEAMQRIPEFGAQLLARIPRLEGVAEIVRYQNKSYAGAGYPPDGVKGEDIPLGARILKAVGDFQDIEDRRGSRVVALEHLKLRRGWYDPVVLQALEDLYGTGQQEPDPERPRAVTVKDLLPGMVLTSDVKTRMGMLVALEGTNLMYSHIEKLRNFARIVGLVEPLFVRGGE; this is encoded by the coding sequence ATGAATCAGCGCGTGCTGCTGGTGGACGACGACGAGAACATCCTCGCCGGCTACCACCGCATCCTCCGCAAGCGGTTCGACCTGGACGTGGCGCTGGGGGCGCCCCAGGCCCTGATCGCCCTGGAGAAGCACGGGCCCTACGCCGTCCTGATGGCCGACATGCAGATGCCCGGGATGAACGGCGTGGATCTCCTCAAGAAGGTGCAGGAGCGCTGGCCGCAGACCATCCGCCTGATGCTCACGGGCAACCTCGACCAGAAGACGGCGATGGAGGCCATCAACCAGGGCCACGTCTTTCGCTTCCTGACGAAGCCCTGCTCGCCGGAAGACCTCGGGACCGTGCTGGATTCCGCCGTCCGCCAGTACGCCCTGGAGACCGCCGAGCGGGAGCTGCTGGAGCAGACCCTCACCGGCAGCTTGAAGGTGCTCACCGAGATCCTGGCGGTGAGCGATCCCTATGCCTTCGGCCGGGCCGAGGTGGTCCGCCAGCGGGCGGTGGAGGTCGCCGAGAGGCTGGACATGGAGCGGATCTGGGAGATCCGGGTGGCCTGCATGATGGCCCCTCTGGGCCTGGTGACCGTCCCCCACGGCGCCCTGGAGAAGGAGCGCCGGGGCGAGCCTCTCACGCCCCCGGAAAAGGAGGCCATGCAGCGGATCCCGGAGTTCGGCGCCCAGCTCCTGGCCCGGATTCCCCGCCTGGAGGGCGTGGCCGAAATCGTCCGGTACCAGAACAAGAGCTACGCCGGCGCGGGCTATCCGCCCGACGGCGTGAAGGGCGAGGACATTCCGTTGGGGGCCCGGATCCTCAAGGCGGTGGGGGATTTCCAGGACATCGAGGATCGGCGCGGCTCCCGGGTGGTGGCCCTGGAGCACCTGAAGCTCCGCCGGGGTTGGTACGATCCCGTGGTTCTCCAGGCGTTGGAGGATCTCTACGGCACCGGCCAGCAGGAGCCCGATCCCGAGCGGCCCCGGGCGGTCACGGTCAAGGATCTGCTGCCGGGGATGGTCCTCACCTCCGACGTGAAGACCCGCATGGGGATGCTCGTCGCGTTGGAAGGTACCAACTTGATGTACTCCCACATCGAAAAGCTGAGGAACTTCGCGCGCATCGTCGGGTTGGTGGAACCCCTGTTCGTGCGCGGAGGGGAATGA